The following coding sequences lie in one Klebsiella huaxiensis genomic window:
- a CDS encoding ABC transporter ATP-binding protein: MVAAMLNSQAISTGATVSISHLHHAFTLGKQAVPVLENISLQLRPGESVALLGPSGCGKSTLLRLLAGLEAQQSGQIQIDETAMDGPGPDRILVFQDPTLYPWLTVRQNVLLGPQAQGKKGLEPKADALISRMGLEAFSEAWPRQLSGGMAQRAALARALLNEPRLLLLDEPLGKLDSLTRISMQRELIALWQQQGYTSLLVTHDIEEALLLCERVLVMSPRPGRIIAEFTLPLEFPRHRDNPLLLQHRQDILRILGQEEDW, translated from the coding sequence ATGGTAGCCGCGATGCTAAATTCTCAGGCGATATCTACCGGCGCAACGGTATCGATTAGCCATCTTCATCATGCTTTTACGCTTGGCAAACAGGCGGTTCCGGTGCTGGAAAATATCAGCCTGCAGCTGCGGCCTGGAGAGAGCGTCGCGCTGCTTGGGCCGTCAGGCTGCGGTAAATCGACCCTGCTGCGGCTGCTGGCGGGGCTGGAGGCGCAGCAGAGTGGGCAAATTCAGATTGATGAGACGGCAATGGACGGACCAGGGCCCGATCGAATTCTGGTGTTTCAGGACCCGACGCTCTACCCGTGGTTGACGGTACGGCAAAACGTGCTGCTGGGGCCGCAGGCGCAGGGCAAGAAGGGGCTTGAGCCGAAGGCCGACGCGCTGATTTCACGGATGGGGCTTGAGGCGTTCAGCGAGGCCTGGCCGCGCCAGCTTTCCGGCGGGATGGCGCAGCGTGCGGCGCTGGCGCGCGCGTTGCTAAATGAACCGCGCCTGCTGTTGCTTGATGAGCCGCTGGGCAAACTCGATTCGCTCACTCGCATCAGCATGCAGCGGGAGCTGATCGCTCTATGGCAGCAGCAGGGCTATACCAGCCTGCTGGTGACCCACGATATCGAAGAGGCGCTGCTACTTTGTGAGCGGGTACTGGTGATGTCGCCGCGCCCGGGCAGAATTATCGCCGAGTTTACGCTCCCGCTTGAATTTCCCCGCCATCGTGACAATCCGCTGCTGTTACAGCACCGTCAGGATATTTTGCGTATTCTTGGCCAGGAAGAGGATTGGTAA
- a CDS encoding TonB-dependent siderophore receptor: MAAENSADKTKKTADETITVVADGAQQNATSGYQPVSTSTATLTSMPMLDIPQVVNTVSDKVLEDQHVTNLDEALYNVANVVQTNTLGGTQDAFSRRGFGSNRDGSIMTNGLRTVLPRSFTAATERVEVLKGPASTLYGILDPGGLINVVTKRPERTFGGSVSATSTSFGGGTGQFDVTGPIEGTQLAYRVIGEYQNEDYWRNFGKEKSSFINPSLTWFGEQATVNVSYSHRNYSTPFDRGTIFDLNTGHAVNVDRKTRFDEPFNITDGYSDLAQLNAEYRLSDAWTARFDYSYSQDHYNDNQARVMAYDSATGDLTRRVDATHGSTQKMHSTRADLQGNVVIGGFYNEILTGLAYENYDLLRTDMIRCKNVKGFNIYNPVYGTVDKCSSVSASDSDQRIQQESYAGYVQDALYLTDKWIAVAGVRYQYYTQYAGKGRPFNVNTDSSDQKWTPKVGLVYKLTPSVSLFGNVAQSFMPQSSIASYIGNLPPEESTSYELGAKFELFNGVTANIALFDIDKRNVLYTEAVGDETIAKTAGKVRSRGVEVDVAGSLTDNLSVIASYGYTDAKVTDDPDYQGKPLPNVPKHTGSLFLSYDIHNVYDSNTLTVGGGGRAVSKRSGTNGADYYLQGYAVADVFAAYKMKLQYPVTLQVNVKNLFDKTYYTSSIGTNNLGNQIGDPREVQFTVKMDF; encoded by the coding sequence TTGGCGGCAGAAAATAGCGCCGATAAAACAAAAAAAACCGCTGACGAGACGATTACAGTGGTAGCTGACGGCGCGCAGCAGAACGCCACTAGCGGCTATCAGCCGGTCAGTACCTCAACCGCCACGCTGACCTCGATGCCGATGCTGGATATTCCGCAGGTGGTCAATACCGTGAGCGATAAAGTGCTGGAAGATCAGCACGTCACCAATCTTGATGAGGCGCTGTATAACGTTGCTAACGTCGTACAAACCAATACGTTAGGCGGCACCCAGGACGCCTTTAGCCGCCGCGGTTTCGGTTCTAACCGCGATGGCTCAATCATGACTAACGGACTGCGCACCGTGCTGCCGCGCAGCTTTACCGCCGCCACCGAGCGGGTCGAAGTGCTGAAAGGCCCGGCCTCAACGCTATACGGTATTCTCGACCCCGGCGGCTTGATAAACGTCGTCACCAAGCGCCCGGAGCGCACCTTCGGCGGCTCTGTTTCCGCTACGTCCACCAGCTTTGGCGGCGGCACCGGTCAGTTTGACGTTACCGGCCCCATTGAAGGGACGCAGCTGGCATACCGGGTGATTGGCGAATATCAGAATGAAGACTACTGGCGCAATTTTGGCAAAGAGAAGAGCAGCTTTATCAACCCTTCCCTGACCTGGTTCGGCGAACAGGCGACGGTTAACGTTTCGTATTCACACCGTAACTACAGCACCCCGTTCGATCGCGGCACTATCTTCGATCTGAACACCGGCCATGCGGTTAACGTCGATCGCAAAACGCGTTTTGATGAACCGTTTAACATCACCGACGGTTATTCCGACCTCGCACAGCTAAATGCGGAATACCGCCTGAGCGATGCCTGGACCGCGCGCTTTGACTACAGCTACAGCCAGGATCACTACAACGATAACCAGGCCCGCGTGATGGCCTATGATTCAGCGACCGGAGACCTGACCCGCCGCGTCGACGCCACCCACGGTTCAACGCAGAAAATGCACTCCACGCGGGCGGATTTGCAGGGTAACGTGGTGATAGGCGGTTTCTACAACGAGATCCTCACCGGCCTGGCGTACGAGAATTACGATCTGCTGCGTACCGATATGATCCGCTGTAAGAACGTGAAAGGGTTCAATATCTATAATCCGGTCTACGGCACGGTCGACAAGTGCTCCAGCGTTTCGGCATCCGATAGCGACCAGCGTATTCAGCAGGAGAGCTATGCGGGCTACGTTCAGGACGCGCTCTATCTGACAGATAAGTGGATTGCCGTTGCCGGGGTACGCTATCAGTATTACACCCAATATGCCGGTAAGGGCCGCCCATTTAACGTCAACACCGACAGCAGCGATCAGAAATGGACGCCGAAAGTTGGCCTGGTCTACAAGCTGACGCCGTCCGTCTCGCTGTTTGGTAACGTGGCGCAGTCGTTTATGCCGCAGTCCTCTATCGCCAGCTATATTGGCAACCTGCCGCCGGAAGAGTCCACTTCCTACGAATTAGGCGCGAAGTTTGAGCTGTTCAACGGTGTTACCGCCAATATCGCGCTGTTCGATATTGATAAGCGCAACGTCCTCTATACCGAAGCGGTGGGCGATGAAACCATTGCGAAAACCGCCGGTAAAGTCCGCTCGCGCGGCGTTGAAGTGGATGTGGCTGGGTCGTTGACCGATAATCTGAGCGTGATCGCCAGCTACGGCTATACCGACGCGAAAGTTACCGATGATCCGGATTACCAGGGCAAACCGCTGCCGAACGTGCCGAAGCACACCGGTTCGCTGTTCCTGAGCTATGACATTCATAACGTCTACGACAGCAATACCCTGACGGTTGGCGGCGGCGGTCGGGCAGTCAGCAAGCGTTCCGGCACCAACGGCGCGGATTATTATCTGCAGGGCTATGCGGTAGCGGATGTGTTCGCGGCCTATAAGATGAAGCTGCAATATCCGGTCACTCTGCAGGTTAACGTGAAGAACCTGTTCGATAAAACCTATTACACGTCATCTATCGGCACCAATAACCTCGGTAACCAGATTGGTGACCCGCGTGAAGTGCAGTTTACGGTGAAAATGGATTTTTAA
- a CDS encoding ABC transporter ATP-binding protein, with translation MPQRVLPAEQGIVLDSLSAGYGQTLIVDNIHLTIPHGKMTVLAGANGSGKSTLLSTIARMLKPLGGCVRLDGEVIHQMPTREVSRRLGILPQSPLTPEGLTVFELVSRGRYPWQGLMRQWSDADERAVEEALRLTGTAEFAHLPVDSLSGGQRQRCWIAMALAQQTATILLDEPTTWLDLRYQVDILELLQTLTREHGRTVVTVLHDLNFAVNYADTLVFLKKGQIAGVISEEDVCTPELIKTVFDVDVQMSFNPQTDKPFFMPFRVREESAL, from the coding sequence ATGCCACAGCGGGTGTTGCCTGCAGAGCAGGGGATCGTCCTTGATTCCCTGTCGGCCGGATATGGCCAGACGCTAATTGTCGATAATATTCATCTGACCATCCCCCACGGGAAAATGACGGTACTGGCCGGAGCCAACGGCTCGGGTAAGTCGACGCTGCTGTCGACCATCGCCCGGATGCTTAAGCCGCTGGGCGGCTGTGTACGTCTGGACGGTGAGGTGATTCACCAGATGCCGACCCGGGAGGTTTCCCGCCGCTTGGGTATTCTGCCGCAGTCGCCGCTGACCCCCGAAGGGCTGACGGTTTTTGAACTGGTCTCTCGCGGTCGCTACCCCTGGCAGGGGCTGATGCGTCAATGGTCCGACGCCGATGAAAGGGCCGTAGAAGAGGCGCTCCGGCTTACCGGTACCGCCGAATTCGCCCATTTACCGGTTGATAGCCTCTCCGGCGGTCAGCGCCAGCGCTGCTGGATTGCGATGGCCCTCGCGCAGCAAACGGCGACTATTCTGCTGGATGAACCTACTACCTGGCTCGACCTGCGCTATCAGGTCGATATCCTCGAATTACTGCAAACCTTAACCCGCGAACATGGTCGCACCGTAGTAACCGTTCTGCACGACCTGAATTTTGCGGTGAACTATGCCGACACGCTGGTATTTCTCAAAAAAGGGCAGATCGCCGGGGTGATTAGTGAAGAAGATGTTTGTACCCCAGAGCTGATTAAAACCGTCTTTGACGTTGATGTGCAGATGTCGTTTAACCCGCAGACGGATAAACCCTTCTTCATGCCGTTTCGCGTTCGCGAGGAGAGCGCTTTATGA
- a CDS encoding FecCD family ABC transporter permease — protein sequence MSASALLLHRRQSRPRLALVLLSLLLLGGSLVHLGLGARWIAPQTVIQALFHYDPRNFDHRIIVDLRLVRLAAALLTGAALGVAGLLLQTVIRNPLGEPHILGLNAGASLAVVATSALGISLGGVALARPLTAACGAALLFGGVMLLSSSGRGGVTPLRITLCGVALSAFASAVTAAILILDEQTLLAMRTWLAGDLAGLSWQTLRSALLPALAGLTIALVLAPRLNVLALGDKVALGLGVKIVQTRLLGLAAIALLCGSAVAVAGPIGFVGLVVPHVVRRLVTEDIRLALPLAAPVGALVLLLADIAARTLVAPQELATGAMTALVGAPVFIFIAARFFK from the coding sequence ATGAGCGCCTCTGCGCTGCTCCTGCATCGCCGACAATCCAGGCCCCGGCTGGCGCTGGTACTGCTGAGTCTGTTGCTGCTTGGCGGTTCGCTGGTGCATCTCGGGCTCGGCGCGCGCTGGATTGCGCCGCAAACGGTGATTCAGGCGCTTTTTCATTACGATCCGCGCAACTTCGATCACCGCATTATTGTTGATTTACGCCTGGTACGCCTGGCGGCAGCGCTGCTGACCGGTGCGGCGCTTGGTGTGGCGGGCCTGCTGCTGCAAACCGTGATCCGCAACCCGCTGGGCGAGCCGCATATTCTTGGCCTGAACGCCGGAGCCTCGTTGGCGGTGGTGGCAACTTCGGCGCTGGGAATTAGCCTCGGCGGTGTGGCGTTAGCCAGGCCCCTGACCGCGGCTTGCGGCGCAGCGCTGCTGTTTGGCGGGGTGATGCTGCTGTCGTCCTCCGGGCGCGGCGGGGTGACGCCGCTGCGCATTACCCTGTGCGGGGTAGCGCTGTCGGCGTTTGCCTCGGCGGTGACAGCGGCAATTCTGATCCTCGATGAACAAACGCTGCTGGCGATGCGCACCTGGCTGGCGGGCGATCTGGCTGGCCTTAGCTGGCAAACGCTGCGCTCCGCGCTGCTCCCCGCACTGGCGGGGCTGACGATTGCGCTGGTGCTGGCACCGCGCCTGAACGTGCTGGCGCTGGGCGATAAGGTTGCGCTTGGGCTGGGTGTGAAGATTGTGCAGACCCGGCTGCTGGGGCTGGCCGCCATTGCTTTACTGTGCGGTTCCGCGGTGGCGGTAGCCGGGCCGATTGGCTTTGTTGGCCTGGTGGTGCCGCATGTGGTGCGTCGTTTGGTGACTGAAGATATTCGCCTGGCGCTGCCGCTGGCCGCGCCGGTTGGCGCGCTGGTGCTGCTGTTAGCAGATATCGCCGCCCGCACGCTGGTGGCTCCTCAGGAGCTGGCCACCGGGGCGATGACCGCGCTGGTCGGCGCGCCGGTATTTATTTTTATCGCCGCGAGGTTCTTTAAATGA
- a CDS encoding FecCD family ABC transporter permease: MKSAAHRAGFRLFTAGSYRLLLRPVALRIAGVLLLVILLLALFGLTRGSFPMPSGTLFRALLAPENVAEQQRFILFDIRLPRLFMALLCGAMLGLAGAAMQSITRNGLADPGLIGVKEGASIVVLALVLFFPAVGLVWRPLAGMLGGVLVALLVLLLARDCSRPRFILIGIGVSWTLAAAVGIFMTTADVRDVQTAMIWLAGSLHAATWPLLIVAFCWALPGALILFLTARAADAALLGDRTAIGLGVRLQQLTLLRFFAPVLLTSASVSCVGSLGFVGLMAPHMARFLLRGGQVALLSGSALIGALLVLLTDTIGRLAFAPLQIPAGIVIALVGCPFFIVLLWRRRNAL; this comes from the coding sequence ATGAAGAGCGCCGCCCATCGTGCCGGGTTTCGTCTATTTACTGCCGGTTCTTATCGGTTGCTGCTGCGCCCGGTGGCGCTGAGAATCGCTGGCGTATTGTTGCTGGTGATCCTGCTGCTGGCGCTATTCGGCTTGACCCGCGGTAGCTTCCCCATGCCTTCCGGAACTTTATTTCGTGCGCTGCTGGCCCCGGAAAACGTGGCCGAGCAGCAACGCTTTATTTTGTTTGATATCCGCCTGCCGAGGCTATTTATGGCGCTTTTGTGCGGAGCGATGCTCGGGCTGGCCGGAGCGGCGATGCAGAGCATTACCCGCAACGGCCTGGCGGATCCCGGGCTTATCGGTGTGAAAGAGGGGGCCAGCATTGTGGTGCTGGCGCTGGTGCTGTTCTTCCCGGCTGTGGGACTCGTCTGGCGGCCGCTGGCTGGGATGCTCGGCGGTGTGCTGGTGGCGCTGCTGGTTCTGCTGCTGGCCCGCGACTGCTCGCGGCCGCGCTTTATTCTGATCGGTATTGGCGTGTCGTGGACGCTGGCGGCAGCGGTTGGCATTTTCATGACCACCGCAGACGTGCGTGACGTGCAGACCGCGATGATCTGGCTGGCGGGCAGTCTACATGCGGCGACATGGCCGCTGCTGATTGTGGCTTTTTGCTGGGCGCTGCCGGGGGCGCTGATTCTGTTTCTTACCGCCCGGGCCGCTGATGCGGCGCTGCTGGGCGACCGTACCGCCATCGGCCTCGGCGTGCGTTTGCAACAATTGACTCTGCTGCGCTTTTTCGCGCCGGTACTGCTGACTTCCGCCAGCGTTTCCTGCGTCGGCAGCCTGGGTTTTGTGGGCCTGATGGCACCACATATGGCGCGTTTTTTACTGCGCGGCGGCCAGGTAGCGCTGCTCAGCGGCAGCGCGTTGATTGGCGCGCTGCTGGTATTACTCACCGATACTATTGGTCGCCTGGCTTTTGCTCCGCTACAAATTCCGGCGGGAATTGTGATTGCCCTTGTCGGCTGCCCGTTTTTTATTGTGCTGCTTTGGCGTCGTCGTAACGCCTTGTAA
- a CDS encoding ABC transporter substrate-binding protein, producing the protein MRWFISLLVLMAAVATAADTQTFTDDLGRTVTVPLHPQRIVSMHDLDITIPLIELGVPPVASHGRTRPDGSHFLRSSAQLTGIDFDNSAIQFIGTADIDLEAVAAAKPDLIITENSRHVSVEQLEKIAPTVSIDHLQGSAPRIYSKLAQLTGTQPRLAILERRYQEQIKQLKATVDTQKIVVSVIQANNGKVTVHHSYHALGRVLRDAGFRFPPFIDKISDGQRIDVSAEQLPELDADFVFATWRSDTGGKPQDELQAMEGVMPGWCDFMRACRTGRYILLPREDVISNSFAALTLMVAQVQSHIAGRPLPEGLK; encoded by the coding sequence ATGCGCTGGTTCATTTCTCTGCTGGTCTTAATGGCGGCGGTCGCCACGGCGGCCGATACGCAAACGTTCACCGACGATTTAGGTCGCACGGTGACCGTTCCGCTGCATCCGCAGCGCATTGTGTCGATGCACGATCTGGATATCACCATTCCGCTGATCGAGCTTGGGGTGCCGCCGGTCGCCAGCCACGGACGGACCCGTCCTGACGGCAGCCATTTTCTCCGCTCCAGCGCGCAGTTAACCGGGATCGATTTCGATAACAGCGCGATTCAGTTTATCGGCACGGCGGATATCGACCTTGAAGCCGTCGCCGCCGCAAAGCCGGATTTAATCATCACCGAGAACAGCCGCCACGTTTCGGTTGAACAACTGGAGAAGATTGCCCCGACGGTGAGCATTGACCACCTGCAGGGCAGCGCGCCGCGCATTTATAGCAAGCTCGCACAGTTGACCGGCACCCAGCCGCGGCTGGCGATCCTCGAACGTCGCTATCAGGAGCAGATTAAGCAGTTGAAGGCGACGGTGGATACGCAAAAGATTGTCGTGTCGGTGATTCAGGCCAATAACGGCAAGGTTACTGTGCATCACTCTTATCATGCGCTGGGACGCGTGCTGCGCGATGCCGGGTTCCGCTTCCCGCCGTTTATAGACAAGATTTCTGATGGTCAGCGCATTGACGTCAGCGCCGAACAGCTGCCGGAGCTGGATGCCGATTTCGTGTTTGCCACCTGGCGCTCCGACACCGGTGGTAAGCCACAGGACGAACTGCAGGCGATGGAGGGCGTGATGCCGGGCTGGTGCGACTTTATGCGCGCTTGCCGCACCGGGCGCTACATTCTGCTACCGCGTGAGGATGTTATTTCTAACTCGTTTGCCGCGTTAACGCTGATGGTCGCCCAGGTGCAGTCGCATATTGCCGGGCGACCGCTGCCTGAGGGATTGAAATGA
- a CDS encoding MurR/RpiR family transcriptional regulator, whose amino-acid sequence MKTAIKRERGRVDLFGERFRARAHQLSPRLRAVVSYINDNREVVLERTAMEIATATNTSDATVVRAIQALGFAGLRELKQTMERWFGPSVTSSEKMLSTVSELSSDINSSIDFVLEGHQRACEVLSRPDNRAAVAQAVALLTDARQVGIFGIGASGILAEYTARLLSRIGLPSYVMNRTGFSLAEQLISLQRGDVLIMMGQKSPHREGMTTLREARRLGIPTILLTQAVDSRFSQEAQVVIDVPRGGDNGRVPLHGTVLVCLEMIVLSVASTAPQKTVKSMKRINELHRAIGKSGGKRS is encoded by the coding sequence ATGAAAACGGCAATAAAGAGAGAGAGGGGACGGGTTGACCTGTTCGGCGAGCGTTTTCGCGCCCGCGCGCATCAGTTGTCGCCGCGTCTGCGGGCGGTGGTCAGCTACATCAATGATAACCGCGAAGTAGTGCTGGAGCGCACGGCCATGGAGATAGCCACCGCGACGAACACCTCAGATGCCACGGTGGTGCGGGCGATTCAGGCGCTGGGTTTTGCCGGGCTGCGTGAATTAAAGCAGACCATGGAACGCTGGTTTGGCCCGTCGGTGACCTCTTCGGAAAAAATGCTCTCGACGGTGAGTGAGCTCTCCAGCGATATCAATTCAAGTATTGATTTCGTGCTGGAGGGGCATCAGCGGGCCTGCGAGGTACTCTCTCGTCCTGATAACCGCGCGGCGGTGGCTCAGGCGGTGGCGTTGCTCACCGATGCGCGCCAGGTGGGGATTTTTGGTATCGGCGCGTCGGGCATTCTGGCGGAGTATACCGCCCGGCTGCTGAGCCGCATTGGTCTGCCTTCGTACGTGATGAATCGCACCGGATTTAGCCTTGCCGAGCAGCTAATCAGCCTGCAGCGGGGCGACGTGCTGATTATGATGGGACAAAAATCACCGCATCGGGAGGGAATGACCACCCTGCGTGAAGCTCGCCGACTGGGGATCCCGACCATTCTGCTCACCCAGGCGGTGGATTCCCGCTTTAGCCAGGAAGCGCAGGTGGTTATCGACGTGCCGCGCGGCGGCGACAATGGACGGGTACCGCTGCACGGTACGGTGCTGGTGTGCCTGGAGATGATCGTGCTGTCGGTGGCTTCCACCGCGCCGCAAAAGACGGTGAAATCGATGAAGCGGATCAATGAATTGCATCGGGCTATTGGTAAGTCTGGCGGTAAACGAAGCTAA
- a CDS encoding basic amino acid ABC transporter substrate-binding protein encodes MVKNWMKACCLMAALIGTAQAAQQTYVVGSGGTYRPFEFENSQKQLEGFDIDIIKAIAKAEDFDIKLINTPWEGIFATLGTGDRDIIISGITITDKRKQMVDFSAPYFPAEQSIVVPADSKVTSLEALKSEKVGVVNSSTGDIVVSDVLGKNSTSIKRFDNTPLMLQELFEDGVSAAVGDVGVVKYYIKQHPEKQFKLVPDAKFERQYFGIAVAKGNSELQAKINAGLQKIVADGTYAKIYKTWFDENVPTLPAQ; translated from the coding sequence ATGGTTAAGAATTGGATGAAAGCGTGCTGCCTGATGGCAGCGCTGATTGGCACCGCTCAGGCGGCCCAGCAAACTTACGTAGTCGGCTCCGGCGGAACCTATCGTCCGTTTGAGTTTGAAAACAGCCAGAAACAGCTGGAAGGTTTTGATATCGACATCATCAAAGCGATTGCGAAAGCGGAAGATTTTGATATCAAACTGATTAACACCCCGTGGGAAGGGATCTTCGCCACCCTGGGCACCGGCGACCGCGACATTATTATCTCCGGGATCACCATCACCGATAAGCGCAAGCAGATGGTTGATTTCTCCGCCCCGTACTTCCCGGCTGAACAGTCCATCGTGGTTCCTGCAGACTCTAAAGTCACTTCACTGGAAGCGCTGAAAAGCGAGAAAGTCGGGGTGGTGAACTCCAGCACCGGCGATATCGTGGTTTCCGACGTGTTGGGTAAAAACAGTACCTCAATCAAGCGCTTTGATAACACCCCGCTGATGCTGCAGGAGCTGTTTGAAGACGGCGTGAGCGCGGCGGTAGGCGATGTTGGCGTGGTGAAATACTACATCAAGCAGCACCCGGAGAAGCAGTTCAAACTGGTGCCGGACGCCAAATTTGAACGTCAGTATTTCGGCATTGCGGTAGCGAAAGGCAACAGTGAACTGCAGGCGAAAATCAACGCCGGTTTACAGAAAATCGTTGCTGATGGCACCTACGCCAAAATCTATAAAACCTGGTTCGACGAGAACGTTCCGACGCTGCCAGCACAATAA
- a CDS encoding amino acid ABC transporter permease — MTGFRWEIIEEYGPLFMDGALMTIKCTIICVILGTLWGLTLGLGRMAKAEHGVWKYVLRYLVQFPVRFYVSAFRGTPLFVQIMVVHFALVPLFINPRDGLLVTSGMMSADFARELRSNYGAFLSCIVAITLNAGAYVSEIFRAGIQSIDKGQMEASRALGMPWWKTMRQVILPQAFRRILPPLGNNAIAIVKDSSLASAIGLADLAYAARTVSGAYATYWEPYLTISLVYWVITFLLAQLVNRLEKRFGKSDSHS; from the coding sequence ATGACGGGATTCCGTTGGGAGATCATCGAGGAGTACGGTCCGCTGTTTATGGACGGTGCCCTGATGACCATTAAATGTACCATTATCTGCGTGATCCTCGGCACCCTGTGGGGTCTGACCCTCGGTCTGGGGCGAATGGCGAAAGCCGAGCACGGGGTGTGGAAATACGTTCTGCGTTACCTGGTACAGTTTCCGGTGCGCTTTTACGTCAGCGCGTTTCGCGGTACGCCGCTGTTCGTGCAAATTATGGTGGTGCACTTTGCGCTGGTGCCGCTGTTTATCAACCCGCGCGATGGGTTGCTGGTCACCAGCGGCATGATGAGCGCTGATTTCGCCCGCGAGCTGCGCTCCAACTATGGCGCGTTTCTCTCCTGTATCGTGGCGATAACGCTCAACGCCGGGGCCTATGTTTCCGAAATCTTCCGCGCCGGTATCCAGTCTATCGATAAAGGACAGATGGAAGCCTCCCGCGCGCTGGGGATGCCGTGGTGGAAAACCATGCGCCAGGTCATTCTGCCGCAGGCGTTTCGCCGCATTCTGCCGCCGCTCGGTAACAACGCCATCGCCATTGTTAAAGACTCCTCGCTGGCTTCAGCCATCGGTCTGGCGGATCTGGCCTACGCTGCGCGTACCGTTTCCGGCGCTTACGCCACCTACTGGGAACCCTACCTGACCATCTCACTGGTCTACTGGGTTATTACTTTCCTGCTGGCGCAGCTGGTTAATCGTCTGGAAAAGAGGTTTGGCAAAAGTGATTCGCATTCATAA
- a CDS encoding amino acid ABC transporter ATP-binding protein, whose translation MIRIHNLHKRFGDSHVLRGISCDIKPQEVVCIIGPSGSGKSTFLRCMNALETVSEGEVEVNGFAAHDRATDINKMRESVGMVFQRFNLFPHKTVLENLIMAPMSLRGMARAEAVHLAEELLAKVGLSDKRDAWPSSLSGGQQQRVAIARALAMKPSIMLFDEPTSALDPELVGDVLEVMKNLASEGMTMVIVTHEMGFAREVADRVIFIDQGIIQEEGKPAQIFSAPTNPRTAEFLSKVL comes from the coding sequence GTGATTCGCATTCATAATTTACACAAGCGCTTCGGCGACAGCCATGTTCTGCGCGGCATCAGCTGCGATATCAAACCGCAGGAAGTGGTCTGCATTATCGGGCCGTCGGGTTCGGGAAAAAGTACCTTTCTGCGCTGCATGAACGCGCTGGAAACCGTCAGCGAAGGCGAAGTTGAGGTGAACGGTTTTGCCGCCCACGATCGCGCCACTGACATTAATAAGATGCGCGAAAGCGTCGGTATGGTCTTTCAGCGTTTCAATCTGTTCCCGCATAAAACGGTGCTGGAAAACCTGATTATGGCGCCGATGAGCCTGCGCGGTATGGCGCGGGCGGAAGCGGTTCATCTGGCGGAAGAGCTGCTGGCGAAGGTAGGGCTGAGCGACAAACGCGACGCCTGGCCCTCCAGCCTCTCCGGCGGGCAGCAGCAGCGCGTAGCCATTGCCCGTGCGCTGGCGATGAAGCCGTCGATCATGTTGTTCGATGAGCCGACCTCGGCGCTGGATCCGGAGCTGGTGGGCGATGTGCTGGAGGTGATGAAAAACCTCGCCAGCGAAGGGATGACCATGGTCATTGTGACTCATGAAATGGGCTTTGCCCGCGAAGTGGCCGACCGGGTTATCTTTATCGATCAGGGGATTATTCAGGAAGAGGGCAAACCGGCGCAGATCTTTAGCGCGCCGACTAATCCGCGCACCGCTGAGTTTCTGAGTAAAGTGCTGTAA